The following proteins come from a genomic window of Phnomibacter ginsenosidimutans:
- the metG gene encoding methionine--tRNA ligase subunit beta, translated as MEEKAIAPVKPEIVFDDFAKIDLRAGTIVAAEKVEKADKLLKLQVDLGFETRTIVSGIALHFKPEDIVGKQVTVVVNLAPRKMRGIESQGMILMAEDANGKLHFVNPEDKINAGAGVS; from the coding sequence GTGGAGGAAAAAGCGATTGCTCCGGTAAAGCCAGAAATCGTGTTCGATGATTTTGCCAAAATAGACCTGCGGGCAGGCACCATTGTAGCTGCCGAAAAAGTAGAGAAGGCCGACAAGCTGCTGAAACTGCAGGTAGATTTGGGCTTTGAAACCCGCACTATTGTAAGCGGCATTGCGCTTCACTTCAAGCCTGAAGACATTGTAGGCAAGCAAGTAACCGTAGTGGTGAATTTGGCGCCCCGCAAAATGCGTGGCATCGAAAGTCAGGGCATGATATTGATGGCTGAAGATGCCAACGGCAAGCTGCACTTTGTAAATCCCGAAGACAAGATAAATGCGGGTGCCGGCGTAAGCTAA
- a CDS encoding 3-hydroxyacyl-CoA dehydrogenase/enoyl-CoA hydratase family protein yields the protein MNRSIKKVAVLGSGVMGSRIACHFAGIGLPVLLLDMVPKEATESTKPAERNKLVNDALAAALKSNPSPVFTKSVAKKITTGNFTDNMKDIAQCDWVIEVVVERLDIKQLIYEQVEKYRKPGTLITSNTSGIPIHMLSQGRSEDFRQHFCGTHFFNPPRYLRLLEIIPTPDTDPAIVDFLMHYGDLYLGKTTVLCKDTPAFIANRIGVFSMMAIMRVMEQQGLTTDEIDALTGPAIGRPKSATFRTADVVGIDTLVKVAQGVAANCPNDEAKDIFTIPAWLEKMVAANMLGDKTKGGFFKMDKSGGKKEILTLNLQTLEYGAKVKPKFASIEAGKQIDDLRQRIKMLVAAPDKAGEFYRAFHHHLFSYISHRIPEISDELYRVDDAMMAGFGWEIGAFETWDLLGVAKTTDAMKAAGFSVAAWVEEFIAAGNKTFYKVENGKRLCYDVASKTYKLLPGGDNFIILSDLKEKTVWKNSACTLVDMGDDVLGLSWSTKMNTIGGDVLAGIQKSVAIAEEKYKGLVIANEGANFSLGANVGLIFMYAIDQEYDELDMAVRMFQNTSMRLRYSSVPVVVAPHGMALGGGCEFSLHADKIQAAAETYIGLVELGVGLIPGGGGTKEFALRAGDEYFDGEIEMEALKRRFFTIGMAKVATSAYEGYELGILRKGIDEVSMNINRRVADAKRSVLEMYNEGYVQARTAYRCKSAGPWSIGCHAGRPQWHAAGQLHYRTRCEDCEEAGLRDVRRRPE from the coding sequence ATGAATCGCTCCATTAAAAAAGTGGCTGTGTTGGGTAGCGGCGTTATGGGTAGCCGCATTGCGTGTCATTTTGCAGGTATCGGCCTGCCGGTACTGCTGCTGGACATGGTACCCAAAGAAGCTACCGAAAGTACAAAGCCCGCCGAACGCAATAAATTGGTAAACGATGCGCTGGCCGCTGCGCTGAAAAGCAACCCCAGCCCGGTGTTTACCAAAAGCGTAGCTAAAAAAATAACCACCGGCAACTTTACCGACAACATGAAGGACATTGCCCAGTGCGACTGGGTGATTGAAGTGGTGGTGGAGCGCCTCGACATCAAACAACTCATTTACGAACAGGTAGAAAAATACCGCAAGCCCGGAACGCTGATTACCAGCAATACATCGGGCATTCCCATTCACATGCTGAGCCAGGGAAGAAGCGAAGATTTCCGCCAACATTTCTGCGGTACGCACTTCTTCAACCCGCCCCGCTACCTGCGGTTGCTGGAGATTATTCCCACGCCCGATACCGACCCCGCCATCGTGGATTTTTTGATGCACTACGGCGATTTGTACCTGGGTAAAACCACCGTGCTGTGTAAAGACACACCGGCCTTTATTGCCAACCGCATTGGTGTGTTCAGCATGATGGCCATTATGCGGGTGATGGAGCAGCAAGGATTAACTACCGATGAAATTGATGCTCTCACTGGCCCTGCCATTGGCCGACCCAAGAGTGCCACTTTCCGCACAGCCGATGTGGTGGGTATAGATACGCTGGTAAAAGTGGCGCAGGGCGTAGCCGCCAACTGCCCCAATGATGAAGCCAAAGACATTTTTACCATCCCTGCGTGGCTGGAAAAAATGGTAGCGGCCAATATGCTGGGCGACAAAACCAAGGGCGGCTTCTTTAAAATGGACAAGAGCGGCGGTAAAAAAGAAATACTGACGCTGAACCTGCAAACGCTTGAATACGGTGCGAAAGTGAAACCAAAGTTTGCGAGTATAGAAGCCGGCAAGCAAATTGACGACCTGAGGCAACGTATCAAAATGCTGGTAGCTGCCCCTGACAAAGCAGGTGAATTCTACCGTGCCTTCCACCACCATTTGTTTAGCTACATCAGCCACCGCATACCCGAAATAAGCGATGAACTGTACCGCGTAGACGACGCCATGATGGCGGGCTTTGGCTGGGAAATTGGCGCCTTTGAAACCTGGGATTTGTTGGGCGTAGCCAAAACCACCGACGCCATGAAAGCCGCTGGTTTCAGCGTGGCGGCTTGGGTGGAAGAATTCATTGCTGCCGGCAACAAAACTTTTTACAAAGTAGAAAATGGCAAACGACTTTGTTACGATGTAGCCAGCAAAACCTACAAGCTGCTGCCAGGTGGCGATAACTTTATTATTCTTTCTGACCTGAAAGAAAAGACCGTTTGGAAAAACAGTGCCTGCACCCTCGTAGACATGGGTGATGATGTGCTGGGCCTGAGCTGGAGCACCAAGATGAATACCATTGGCGGCGATGTACTGGCGGGCATTCAAAAAAGTGTGGCCATTGCCGAAGAAAAATACAAGGGACTGGTGATAGCCAACGAAGGCGCCAACTTCAGCCTCGGTGCCAATGTGGGCCTCATTTTTATGTATGCTATTGATCAGGAATATGATGAGCTGGACATGGCCGTTCGCATGTTCCAGAACACCAGCATGCGGCTGCGCTACAGCAGTGTGCCCGTGGTGGTAGCGCCGCATGGCATGGCGCTGGGCGGCGGCTGCGAGTTTAGCCTGCATGCCGATAAAATACAGGCTGCTGCCGAAACTTATATTGGCCTGGTAGAACTGGGCGTGGGCCTGATACCCGGTGGCGGCGGTACCAAAGAATTTGCGCTGCGTGCCGGCGACGAATACTTTGATGGCGAAATAGAGATGGAAGCATTGAAGCGTCGCTTTTTTACCATTGGCATGGCCAAAGTGGCCACCAGTGCGTACGAAGGCTACGAACTCGGCATCTTACGCAAGGGTATTGATGAAGTGAGCATGAACATCAACCGCCGGGTGGCCGATGCTAAACGCAGCGTGTTGGAAATGTACAACGAAGGTTATGTGCAAGCCCGTACAGCGTACCGATGTAAAAGTGCTGGGCCGTGGAGCATTGGGTGCCATGCTGGCCGGCCTCAATGGCATGCAGCTGGGCAACTACATTACAGAACACGATGTGAAGATTGCGAAGAAGCTGGCCTACGTGATGTGCGGCGGCGACCTGAGTGA
- a CDS encoding agmatine deiminase family protein: MPRPWTGFFVAQNRTKKAIVDWGYNAWGGKYPPYDLDDVIPTLIGKHYGYEVFHPGIVMEGGSVEFNGAGTILTSTACLLNENRNPHLNQAQIEQYLCDYYGQEQVLWVDEGIVGDDTDGHIDDTVRFVNADTVITVIEPNKQDENHDILQHNLRQLQQMRLLNGKQLNIIELPMPDAVIWEDQRLPASYANYLITNKYVIVPTFRSAKDDVAMQIIQQAHPEREVVGIDSTEIIWGLGSFHCLSQQEPAIL; encoded by the coding sequence GTGCCGCGACCATGGACCGGCTTTTTTGTTGCACAAAACCGAACAAAAAAAGCCATCGTTGACTGGGGCTACAACGCATGGGGCGGCAAGTATCCGCCCTACGATTTGGATGATGTGATTCCGACGTTGATTGGTAAACATTATGGTTACGAAGTGTTTCACCCCGGCATTGTAATGGAAGGCGGTTCAGTGGAATTTAATGGCGCTGGTACCATTCTTACTTCAACCGCTTGCCTGCTCAACGAAAATCGTAACCCGCATCTCAATCAGGCACAAATAGAACAATACCTCTGCGACTATTACGGACAAGAACAAGTACTGTGGGTAGATGAAGGCATTGTGGGCGATGATACCGACGGGCATATTGATGATACCGTACGCTTCGTCAATGCAGATACCGTTATTACAGTGATTGAACCCAACAAGCAAGACGAGAACCACGATATTTTGCAACACAACCTGCGGCAGCTGCAGCAAATGCGTTTGCTGAATGGCAAGCAGCTCAATATTATTGAACTGCCCATGCCCGATGCTGTTATTTGGGAAGACCAGCGACTGCCGGCGTCATACGCCAATTATCTCATCACCAACAAGTATGTGATAGTGCCCACGTTTCGCTCTGCAAAAGATGATGTAGCCATGCAAATTATTCAGCAGGCACACCCCGAAAGAGAAGTGGTTGGCATCGATTCTACAGAAATAATTTGGGGGCTGGGGAGCTTTCACTGCCTGAGCCAGCAGGAACCGGCTATTTTATAA
- the pdxH gene encoding pyridoxamine 5'-phosphate oxidase, with translation MSQHNIADIRKDYTLHTLDEDSVAATPVAQFGHWWQEATGAQILEHNAMTLATCGADGMPEARTVLLKGFDQEGFVFFTNYDSAKSKQLLENNQCSLLFFWKELERQVRIAGIAEKISEAESIAYFNSRPDGSKLGAWASPQSLAVAGKAWLKETFEFYKERFKHGEIPKPPHWGGWRVKPVRMEFWQGRPSRMHDRILYQQNPEGGWNISRLAP, from the coding sequence ATGAGTCAACATAACATAGCCGATATACGTAAAGATTATACCCTGCATACCCTCGATGAAGATTCGGTAGCCGCCACACCGGTGGCCCAGTTTGGTCATTGGTGGCAGGAGGCAACCGGCGCCCAAATATTGGAGCACAACGCCATGACACTGGCCACCTGCGGCGCCGATGGCATGCCTGAAGCCCGTACCGTTTTGCTCAAAGGATTTGATCAGGAAGGGTTTGTTTTTTTTACCAATTACGATAGTGCCAAAAGCAAGCAATTGCTGGAAAACAACCAATGCAGCCTGCTGTTTTTTTGGAAAGAACTGGAGCGGCAGGTACGCATTGCCGGCATCGCCGAAAAAATAAGTGAAGCAGAAAGCATTGCCTACTTCAACAGCCGCCCTGATGGCAGCAAGCTGGGTGCATGGGCATCGCCACAAAGCCTGGCGGTGGCAGGTAAAGCCTGGCTAAAAGAAACTTTTGAGTTTTATAAAGAACGCTTCAAACACGGCGAAATACCCAAACCGCCGCATTGGGGAGGCTGGCGGGTAAAGCCCGTTCGCATGGAGTTTTGGCAGGGTCGCCCCAGCCGCATGCACGATCGCATTTTGTACCAGCAAAATCCAGAAGGTGGCTGGAATATTTCCCGCTTGGCTCCGTAA
- the metG gene encoding methionine--tRNA ligase — MKDYKRILVTAALPYANGPVHVGHLAGCYLPADIYVRWERARKNDIKFIGGSDEHGVPITIRAMKEGITPQDVVDKYHTIIKDSFEKLGISFDVYSRTSNKVHHETSADFFKKLYDDGMFEEKETEQYYDEEKQTFLADRYITGTCPVCSNPNAYGDQCEKCGTSLSPEQLISPRSTLSNNPPVKRKTKHWYFPLNEFEPFLNEWILQGHTEWKTNVFGQCKSWLTSGLHPRAMTRDSQWGVQVPLPDAEGKVLYVWFDAPIGYISATKELLPDTWQDYWQQEDTKLVHFIGKDNIVFHCIIFPSMLKAHGKYVLPDNVPANEFLNLEGEKVSTSRNWAVWLHEYLEDFPGCEDVLRYYLTTIAPETKDSDFTWKGFQDANNSELVSIFGNFINRTWVLMHKLCGGKVPPLHLDAMEDDDRNIFNEIRATKHKMEQLLEQYKFRDALFEVIDLARKGNQYMQKKEPWIKAKVLGDDLLSGKGGLATPEQVAARQSIDITMHVCLQLSANLAIMIDQSVFARHCPQNDAHDEGGRKDAGLGKCRQRKTAEHRLQPAGSGAALPQD, encoded by the coding sequence ATGAAAGACTATAAACGCATACTGGTAACGGCAGCGCTGCCCTACGCCAACGGCCCCGTGCATGTGGGCCACCTGGCGGGTTGCTACCTGCCGGCGGATATTTATGTACGCTGGGAACGGGCCCGTAAAAACGATATCAAATTCATAGGCGGCAGCGATGAGCATGGAGTGCCCATCACCATCCGTGCCATGAAGGAAGGCATTACGCCACAGGATGTGGTAGACAAGTACCACACTATCATCAAAGACAGTTTTGAAAAACTGGGTATCAGCTTTGATGTATACAGCCGCACCAGCAACAAAGTGCACCACGAAACCTCGGCCGACTTTTTCAAAAAGCTGTACGACGACGGCATGTTTGAAGAAAAAGAAACCGAGCAGTACTACGACGAAGAGAAGCAAACCTTTTTGGCCGACCGCTACATTACCGGTACCTGCCCCGTGTGCAGCAATCCCAATGCGTACGGCGATCAGTGCGAAAAATGTGGTACATCATTAAGTCCTGAGCAACTCATTAGCCCCCGCAGCACACTGAGCAACAACCCGCCGGTAAAGCGTAAAACCAAACACTGGTATTTTCCGCTGAATGAGTTTGAACCTTTTTTGAACGAATGGATTTTACAGGGGCATACCGAATGGAAAACCAACGTGTTTGGCCAGTGCAAAAGCTGGCTCACCAGCGGCTTGCACCCCAGAGCCATGACCCGCGACAGCCAATGGGGTGTGCAGGTGCCGCTACCCGATGCCGAAGGCAAAGTGCTCTACGTGTGGTTTGATGCACCCATTGGTTACATCAGCGCTACCAAAGAACTGCTGCCCGATACCTGGCAAGACTATTGGCAGCAAGAGGATACCAAACTGGTACACTTTATTGGCAAAGACAATATTGTGTTCCACTGCATCATTTTCCCCTCGATGCTGAAAGCACATGGCAAATACGTGTTGCCCGACAATGTGCCGGCCAACGAATTTTTAAACCTCGAGGGCGAAAAAGTAAGCACCAGCCGCAACTGGGCGGTATGGCTGCACGAATACCTCGAAGACTTCCCCGGTTGTGAAGATGTGCTGCGCTACTACCTCACTACCATTGCGCCAGAAACCAAAGACAGCGACTTTACCTGGAAGGGTTTTCAGGATGCCAACAACAGTGAGCTGGTGAGCATCTTTGGCAACTTCATCAACCGCACCTGGGTGCTGATGCACAAACTCTGCGGTGGCAAGGTACCGCCATTGCATCTGGATGCGATGGAAGATGACGACCGCAACATCTTCAATGAAATAAGAGCCACCAAGCACAAAATGGAGCAACTGCTGGAGCAATACAAGTTCCGCGATGCACTGTTTGAAGTAATAGACCTGGCACGCAAAGGCAACCAGTACATGCAGAAAAAAGAGCCGTGGATTAAGGCCAAAGTATTGGGCGATGATTTGCTGAGCGGCAAGGGCGGACTGGCCACCCCTGAGCAAGTGGCAGCACGCCAAAGCATCGACATTACCATGCATGTATGCTTGCAGCTGAGTGCCAACCTCGCCATCATGATCGATCAATCCGTTTTTGCCCGGCACTGCCCGCAAAATGATGCACATGATGAAGGTGGTAGAAAAGATGCTGGACTGGGAAAATGCCGGCAAAGAAAAACTGCTGAGCACCGGCTACAACCTGCGGGCTCCGGAGCTGCTCTTCCGCAAGATTGA
- a CDS encoding energy transducer TonB codes for MLCFVVGTSLHSQTIDDPLVFYKDYQRKDVSGTKAFNYIEAIWKDGLLWRAQLIRYPELIIKETYWYTDSTRKVKQGLFKAYHDNAVLADSGWYEQGQLHGDYFQWHDDGTLNSEYHYNHGNFADTCVSWNREGDMDYISITDSAGNGICHAYIHPSGKPKFYGRLFNSRRQGKWLVKTESGQVKMEVYYEAGEEKNLICYDEAGQTVKGNCVLEKPAEFPGGAEGWRRFLEQELQYPEYAQTNNITGTVKVQFNVAKDGTVSDFKIRQSPHSSLSQEVLRLMRKSPKWQPAVQFNEPVVYRHVQNITFNLR; via the coding sequence GTGTTATGTTTTGTTGTAGGTACATCATTGCACAGTCAAACCATTGACGATCCATTGGTGTTTTACAAAGACTATCAGCGAAAAGATGTGTCTGGAACAAAGGCATTCAATTACATTGAAGCCATATGGAAAGATGGCCTGTTGTGGCGGGCACAGCTCATCAGATATCCCGAACTCATTATTAAGGAAACCTATTGGTATACAGACAGTACACGGAAAGTAAAGCAGGGCTTGTTTAAGGCCTATCACGACAATGCTGTATTGGCTGATTCAGGCTGGTATGAGCAAGGCCAGCTGCATGGTGATTATTTTCAATGGCATGATGATGGAACGCTGAACAGCGAGTACCATTACAATCATGGCAATTTCGCCGACACCTGTGTGAGTTGGAACAGAGAAGGAGACATGGACTACATCAGCATTACCGATAGTGCAGGGAATGGCATTTGTCATGCATACATTCATCCATCAGGAAAGCCAAAGTTTTATGGCCGCTTGTTCAACAGTCGTAGGCAGGGAAAATGGCTGGTGAAAACCGAAAGCGGGCAGGTGAAAATGGAAGTGTATTATGAAGCAGGTGAAGAAAAAAATCTCATCTGTTATGATGAAGCAGGCCAAACTGTAAAGGGTAATTGCGTACTGGAAAAACCGGCTGAATTTCCAGGAGGCGCAGAGGGGTGGCGCAGGTTTTTGGAGCAGGAATTACAGTATCCTGAATATGCTCAAACAAACAATATTACTGGTACAGTAAAAGTGCAGTTCAATGTAGCTAAAGATGGAACTGTGTCAGATTTTAAAATACGGCAATCGCCGCATAGCAGCTTGTCGCAAGAGGTGCTCCGGTTGATGCGCAAAAGCCCGAAGTGGCAGCCAGCCGTGCAGTTTAATGAGCCGGTGGTGTACCGCCATGTTCAAAATATCACCTTCAATTTGCGGTAG
- a CDS encoding type II toxin-antitoxin system RelE/ParE family toxin, with product MMAIQLEIRPLASLEILDAYDWYESQLAGLGDRFLSDLDEFFAMLLRNPNTCGFLEDNIRQGRLSTFPYLVVYEVFQEKVVVFSVFHASQNPDKKRKM from the coding sequence ATGATGGCCATTCAATTGGAGATCCGGCCATTGGCTTCACTGGAAATTTTGGATGCGTATGATTGGTATGAATCGCAGCTTGCTGGATTAGGAGATCGGTTCTTGTCCGACCTCGACGAATTCTTTGCTATGTTACTTCGCAACCCCAATACTTGTGGGTTTCTTGAAGACAACATCCGCCAAGGCAGGCTATCCACCTTTCCTTATTTGGTAGTGTATGAAGTCTTTCAAGAGAAGGTGGTTGTTTTTAGTGTATTTCATGCATCACAAAACCCGGATAAGAAGAGGAAGATGTAA
- a CDS encoding glycosyltransferase family 2 protein, whose amino-acid sequence MLSISVVMPCLNEARTLANCIRNAQQALQQAGIAQYEIIIADNGSTDDSLQIAASFQASVVQVTTKGYGAALHAGISAAQYEWIVFADADESYNFGDLPNFLPAMQQHYSLIVGNRFAGGIDKGAMPFYTVIWAHRLFHGLAGSRLAWH is encoded by the coding sequence ATGTTGTCTATCTCTGTTGTTATGCCTTGCCTCAATGAAGCCAGAACACTGGCCAATTGCATTCGCAATGCACAACAGGCACTGCAGCAAGCAGGCATTGCACAATACGAAATCATCATTGCCGACAATGGCAGTACTGACGACTCTCTGCAAATAGCAGCGTCATTTCAGGCTAGTGTAGTGCAGGTAACTACCAAAGGTTATGGAGCAGCTTTGCATGCAGGCATTTCTGCCGCTCAATACGAATGGATCGTTTTTGCCGATGCCGATGAGAGTTACAACTTCGGCGACTTACCCAATTTTTTGCCTGCCATGCAGCAGCACTATTCGCTGATTGTAGGCAACCGGTTTGCCGGTGGCATCGACAAAGGCGCCATGCCTTTTTACACCGTTATCTGGGCACACCGGTTATTTCATGGATTGGCCGGCAGTCGTTTGGCGTGGCATTGA
- a CDS encoding agmatine deiminase family protein has product MQPTPKELGYYFPAEFAPHEAIWLSWPHKEASWPDKIQAIFPYYSQFVKYVAQSEKVRINVADEAMKAFASGHLHQAGVDMSQVEFFFHPTNDAWCRDHGPAFLLHKTEQKKPSLTGATTHGAASIRPTIWMM; this is encoded by the coding sequence ATGCAACCAACACCAAAAGAACTCGGCTACTACTTTCCGGCAGAATTTGCACCTCATGAAGCCATATGGCTGAGCTGGCCGCATAAAGAAGCCAGCTGGCCCGATAAAATTCAGGCCATTTTTCCCTACTACAGCCAGTTTGTAAAATACGTGGCACAAAGCGAAAAGGTACGCATCAACGTGGCCGACGAAGCCATGAAAGCCTTTGCCAGCGGTCATTTGCATCAGGCAGGCGTTGACATGAGCCAGGTGGAATTTTTCTTTCACCCCACCAACGATGCGTGGTGCCGCGACCATGGACCGGCTTTTTTGTTGCACAAAACCGAACAAAAAAAGCCATCGTTGACTGGGGCTACAACGCATGGGGCGGCAAGTATCCGCCCTACGATTTGGATGATGTGA
- a CDS encoding amidase family protein, which produces MRSLLMTLMLAGMVAGGQTIAQPSNPCMARSSIYPRPEPKYGGKLARNFSIFDAELAKHPQVQTPAFHSMVHGQTVQQLQQLMRSNKLSSVELMLYYVHRIKQYDEGLLNSIIELNPDALSIAAKLDAERNSKKAQGALHGIPLLLKDNIATADKMHTSAGTAALALWKPTKDAALVQQLRKSGAVIFGKANMSEWANYMDPCMPSGFSTNGGQTRNPYGAYDTWGSSSGSAVAVAADLVTVSIGSETQGSIIMPAGINSIVGLKTSMGLFSGEGVVPLMLFQDVAGPMGRTVADVAVVLNALTANTPQAKDFTKATADNKVWRVGLPDYSAAVVDSLMNRLPANTDSAMKARSKNFYAGEQLKMEQQKAEFEKAGVQVVRIPAYDLPGGLNVGPLLQHGFKRDLNAFLQGLGKEAPHASLEAIIAYNKADSVNRAPYGMGHLINAQNNTMTEAHYDSATADHLKRSRAAIDGLLKKYDVQVIASSLSQVYAPAGYPALAVPSGYAVNGQPNWIVLVGGYMGEYELLAVGHRYEQATKARKDPDLNATIQQLKK; this is translated from the coding sequence ATGCGATCTCTTTTGATGACGCTGATGCTGGCGGGTATGGTAGCCGGCGGCCAAACCATTGCCCAGCCCAGCAATCCCTGCATGGCCCGCTCCAGTATTTACCCCCGCCCCGAGCCCAAATATGGCGGCAAACTGGCCCGCAACTTTTCAATTTTTGATGCCGAACTGGCCAAGCACCCGCAGGTGCAAACACCAGCCTTTCACAGCATGGTGCATGGGCAAACCGTACAGCAGTTGCAACAGCTGATGCGCAGCAACAAACTGAGTTCAGTAGAGTTGATGCTGTACTACGTGCACCGCATCAAGCAGTACGATGAAGGCCTGCTCAACAGCATCATCGAGCTCAATCCGGATGCGTTGAGTATTGCTGCCAAACTCGATGCTGAACGCAACAGCAAAAAAGCACAAGGCGCTTTGCATGGCATTCCCCTTTTGCTAAAAGACAATATTGCTACGGCCGATAAAATGCATACCAGTGCAGGTACTGCGGCACTCGCTTTGTGGAAGCCAACAAAGGATGCGGCATTGGTGCAACAACTGCGTAAATCCGGAGCCGTTATATTCGGCAAAGCCAACATGAGTGAGTGGGCCAACTACATGGACCCCTGCATGCCCAGTGGCTTCAGTACCAATGGCGGACAAACCCGCAACCCTTATGGCGCTTACGATACATGGGGCAGCAGCAGTGGCAGTGCGGTGGCTGTAGCCGCCGATTTAGTTACCGTAAGTATCGGTAGCGAAACACAGGGCTCTATCATTATGCCGGCGGGTATCAACAGCATTGTGGGCCTCAAAACCAGCATGGGATTGTTTAGCGGCGAAGGCGTTGTGCCGCTCATGTTGTTTCAGGATGTGGCTGGCCCCATGGGTCGTACCGTAGCCGATGTGGCCGTAGTGTTGAATGCATTAACTGCCAACACGCCACAGGCCAAAGATTTTACCAAAGCCACTGCCGATAACAAAGTGTGGCGGGTGGGCTTGCCTGATTACAGTGCCGCAGTGGTTGATAGCCTAATGAATCGTTTGCCTGCCAATACAGATTCTGCCATGAAAGCCCGTAGCAAAAACTTTTATGCCGGTGAGCAGCTGAAAATGGAGCAACAAAAAGCGGAATTTGAAAAAGCTGGTGTGCAAGTGGTACGCATTCCTGCGTATGATTTGCCAGGAGGTTTAAATGTTGGCCCCTTGCTGCAGCATGGCTTCAAGCGTGACCTCAATGCATTTTTACAGGGGTTGGGTAAGGAAGCTCCCCATGCTTCTTTGGAAGCCATTATTGCATACAACAAAGCAGACTCTGTTAACAGGGCGCCGTATGGCATGGGGCATTTGATAAATGCACAAAACAATACCATGACCGAAGCGCATTACGACAGTGCCACCGCAGATCACCTGAAACGCTCCAGAGCAGCCATTGATGGTTTGTTGAAGAAGTATGATGTGCAGGTGATTGCTTCTTCACTCTCACAGGTGTATGCACCGGCAGGTTATCCGGCACTGGCCGTGCCATCGGGCTATGCAGTCAATGGTCAGCCTAACTGGATTGTATTGGTAGGCGGCTACATGGGCGAATACGAATTGCTCGCAGTTGGCCATCGCTACGAGCAGGCTACCAAGGCCAGAAAAGATCCGGATTTGAATGCGACTATTCAGCAATTGAAAAAGTAA
- a CDS encoding class I SAM-dependent methyltransferase, whose amino-acid sequence MKSLDRFLQQQRIRKAVQHIPAGSRLLDIGCHQGEMLLQLGKHISFGVGIDPLCQTISTQPHLHFIKAQFPFDVSPHWQFDRITALALVEHLPNDVLLPFFSCCFECLQPGGQLICSIPAKQVDYILAILSKLRLIEGMSLEEHHGFDVQQTPDIAAKSGFQLIQHQRFQLGLNNLFVFGKPAAVVL is encoded by the coding sequence ATGAAAAGCCTCGATCGTTTTTTACAACAGCAACGCATTCGCAAAGCTGTACAACACATACCTGCAGGTAGCCGGCTGCTCGATATTGGCTGCCATCAAGGCGAAATGCTGCTGCAACTGGGCAAGCATATTTCTTTTGGTGTGGGCATCGATCCATTGTGCCAAACCATTTCTACCCAACCGCACCTGCATTTCATCAAAGCACAATTTCCTTTCGATGTATCGCCGCACTGGCAGTTCGACCGCATCACAGCGCTGGCGCTGGTAGAGCATTTGCCCAACGATGTATTGTTGCCTTTTTTCAGCTGCTGCTTTGAATGCTTGCAACCCGGCGGTCAACTTATTTGCAGCATTCCAGCCAAACAGGTGGATTATATTTTAGCCATACTCTCCAAACTTCGTTTGATTGAGGGAATGAGTCTGGAAGAACACCATGGGTTTGATGTACAACAAACACCAGACATTGCCGCCAAATCAGGTTTTCAACTCATCCAGCATCAACGTTTTCAACTCGGACTCAACAATCTGTTTGTGTTTGGCAAACCGGCTGCAGTGGTGTTGTAA